From the Lysobacter sp. FW306-1B-D06B genome, one window contains:
- the recQ gene encoding DNA helicase RecQ produces MSDPALDLLRRVFGHPDFRGEQRQIVEHVTGGGDALVLMPTGGGKSLCYQLPALLREGCGLVVSPLIALMQDQVEALRQLGVRAAYLNSTLDAAGAAEVERQLLAGELDLLYVAPERLLTGRFLSLLERARIGLFAIDEAHCVSQWGHDFRPEYRQLTVLHERWPDIPRIALTATADAPTRREIAERLNLEDARQFVSSFDRPNLRYRVVHKDGGGVRQLLDFLDGHRGESGIVYAFSRKRVETVAEQLQAAGINALPYHAGMEASLRAGNQRRFLQQDGIVMVATIAFGMGIDKPDVRFVAHVDLPKSIEGYYQETGRAGRDGEAAEVWLSYGLGDVVNLRQMIQQGEAGEERKRLELRKLDALLGYCESTQCRRQALLGWFGESHAGACGNCDNCLEPPRSWDGTQAARKALSCVYRTGQRFGAGHVIDVLRGVSTDKVQQWGHERLSTWAIGNDLDERQWRGVFRQLVAGGLLEADVEHHGALRLTPASGPVLRGEVELRFRHEPEKPTRGRRGRGGTAAAPMIDLDPDSQLRFDALREWRTTTAREQNVPAYVIFHDSTLRAIAQAAPDDLDELSRVPGIGASKLDRYGEAVLQQLFDAA; encoded by the coding sequence ATGTCCGACCCCGCTCTCGATCTGCTCCGCCGCGTATTCGGCCACCCCGACTTCCGTGGCGAGCAGCGGCAGATCGTCGAGCACGTCACCGGCGGTGGCGACGCCCTGGTCCTCATGCCCACCGGCGGCGGCAAGTCGCTGTGCTACCAGCTGCCCGCCTTGCTGCGCGAGGGCTGCGGCCTGGTGGTCTCGCCGCTGATCGCGCTGATGCAGGACCAGGTCGAGGCGCTGCGCCAGCTGGGCGTGCGCGCGGCTTACCTCAATTCCACGCTCGACGCGGCCGGCGCCGCGGAGGTCGAACGGCAACTGCTCGCCGGCGAGCTGGACCTGCTCTATGTCGCGCCCGAGCGGCTGCTGACCGGGCGGTTCCTCTCACTACTGGAGCGCGCGCGCATCGGCCTGTTCGCCATCGACGAGGCGCACTGCGTCTCGCAATGGGGCCACGATTTCCGCCCGGAATACCGCCAGCTCACCGTGCTGCACGAGCGCTGGCCCGACATTCCGCGTATCGCCCTGACCGCGACGGCCGACGCGCCGACGCGCCGGGAGATCGCCGAACGCCTGAACCTGGAGGACGCGCGCCAGTTCGTCAGCTCCTTCGACCGGCCGAATCTGCGTTATCGCGTGGTCCACAAGGACGGCGGCGGCGTGCGCCAGCTGCTGGATTTCCTCGACGGCCACCGCGGCGAGAGCGGCATCGTCTACGCCTTTTCGCGCAAGCGCGTGGAAACCGTGGCCGAGCAGTTGCAGGCGGCGGGGATCAACGCCCTGCCCTACCACGCGGGCATGGAGGCATCGCTGCGCGCCGGCAACCAGCGGCGTTTCCTGCAGCAGGACGGCATCGTGATGGTCGCGACCATCGCCTTCGGCATGGGCATCGACAAGCCCGATGTGCGTTTCGTCGCCCATGTCGACCTGCCCAAGTCGATCGAGGGCTATTACCAGGAAACCGGCCGCGCCGGCCGCGACGGCGAGGCCGCCGAGGTCTGGCTGAGCTACGGACTGGGCGACGTGGTCAACCTGCGCCAGATGATCCAGCAGGGCGAAGCCGGCGAGGAGCGCAAGCGCCTGGAGCTGCGCAAGCTCGATGCGCTGCTGGGCTACTGCGAATCCACGCAGTGCCGCCGGCAGGCGTTGCTCGGCTGGTTCGGCGAATCGCACGCGGGCGCCTGCGGCAACTGCGACAACTGCCTGGAGCCGCCGCGCAGTTGGGACGGCACGCAGGCCGCGCGCAAGGCTCTGTCGTGCGTGTACCGCACCGGCCAGCGTTTCGGCGCGGGGCATGTCATCGACGTGCTGCGCGGCGTGAGCACCGACAAGGTCCAGCAATGGGGCCACGAGCGCCTGAGCACCTGGGCCATCGGCAACGACCTGGACGAACGCCAGTGGCGCGGCGTGTTCCGGCAACTCGTGGCGGGCGGCCTGCTGGAGGCCGACGTCGAACACCACGGCGCCCTTCGCCTCACCCCGGCGAGCGGGCCGGTGCTTCGCGGCGAAGTCGAGCTGCGTTTCCGCCACGAGCCCGAGAAGCCGACGCGTGGCCGGCGTGGCCGAGGCGGCACGGCCGCCGCGCCGATGATCGACCTGGATCCGGACTCGCAGCTGCGCTTCGACGCGCTGCGCGAATGGCGCACGACCACCGCGCGCGAGCAGAACGTCCCCGCCTACGTCA
- a CDS encoding Dps family protein, which produces MAKAKNTKPAKSDKTPLTPTASSQAIDIGITAGDRKKIAEGLSRFLSDSFTLYLKTHNFHWNITGPMFNSLHVMFEGQYTEQWNALDETAERIRALGFNAPGSYAEFIRLSSIPEEPGLTEAPDWKEMVRQLVAGNEAVARTARKVLKTADDAGDDPTVDLMTQRLQTHEKYAWMLRSLLE; this is translated from the coding sequence ATGGCCAAAGCCAAGAACACCAAGCCCGCCAAGTCCGACAAGACCCCGCTGACGCCCACGGCCTCCAGCCAGGCGATCGACATCGGCATCACCGCCGGCGACCGCAAGAAGATCGCCGAGGGCCTGTCGCGGTTCCTGTCCGACAGCTTCACGCTTTACCTGAAGACCCACAACTTCCACTGGAACATCACCGGGCCGATGTTCAACAGCCTGCATGTGATGTTCGAGGGCCAGTACACCGAGCAGTGGAACGCGCTGGACGAAACCGCCGAGCGCATCCGCGCCCTGGGCTTCAACGCGCCGGGCTCGTACGCCGAGTTCATCCGCCTCAGCTCCATCCCCGAGGAGCCCGGCCTGACCGAAGCGCCGGACTGGAAGGAAATGGTGCGCCAGCTCGTCGCCGGCAACGAGGCCGTGGCCCGCACCGCGCGCAAGGTCCTCAAGACCGCCGACGATGCCGGCGACGACCCGACCGTGGACCTGATGACGCAGCGCCTGCAGACCCACGAGAAGTACGCGTGGATGCTGCGCTCGCTGCTGGAGTGA
- the hrpA gene encoding ATP-dependent RNA helicase HrpA, whose product MDPAESSQADVSNALRQARRAIDGALSRDRGRLHGLWSRWSGKPADARARDAFAQALAASVAQREARTASLPAAPVDPNLPIAAKADEIVELIRAHPVVVIAGETGSGKTTQLPKLCLAAGRGAAGMIGCTQPRRIAARAVARRVAEELQTQMGGAVGYQVRFTENVGEQTAVKFMTDGILLAEIQSDRWLSQYDTILIDEAHERSLNIDFLLGYLKQLLQRRKDLKIIVTSATIDTERFAAHFDGAPVVNVEGRSYPVNVRYRPLEGEEARAGGHDSARRASERPGMDGRAGPSEGGGVAPEMATATYAEGRGERTTNDGIVAACDEITREDPRGDVLIFLPGEREIRDAHLSLERRKYRETEVLPLYARLSVRDQDRVFNPGPKRRIVLATNVAETSLTVPRIRYVVDPGLARVKRYSPRGKLDRLHIEPVSQASADQRKGRCGRISEGTCFRLYSEADFESRPRYTDPEIRRAALAGVILRMLSLGLGRIEEFPFLEPPDPRAIADGWQQLAELGAVDEERRLTPTGKLMSRLPVDVKLARMLVAANQHGVLREVLVIASFLGIQDPRERPADQRAAADNAHAQFADAKSEFVGILKLWDAYNAAHEDLTQSKLRGWCEKHFLGFLRMREWRELHRQLKLMAEELDWKESRAAVNEQGALDQSAYATLHKALLAGLPTQVGTRGDRGQYDGPRGRKFQLFPGSPLAKKPPPWVLSATLLDTERVWSLTNAAIEPDWAIAELSHLLSRRQHDPRWSRSQGRVVGSEQISLFGLVLAPKRPVHYGALFPEESRAIFARDALVMGEINTRAQFLPRNLATLAKARDEEAKQRRSGLVVDEDWMTQWYLDRLPPHVHNAQALDAWYGKLPANEKAALEWSLADLMIGDESDAVRFPPYLALGNARLAVKYRFEPGAADDGMTLAVPLHLLNALDAVRLGWLAPGFVQDKAAALIKTLPKTIRRNFVPAPDFARAFHEANPQPGADSITGELARFLHKLGGVAVAAIDFDEAALEPHLRMNLRLLDRDGKSVLAESRDLDDLRARFGERAAAAFAAKAADGLAQRGLTTFPDAPIPVSVAGAGGVPAYPALHDDGDSVSLRVHAERDVARREHPRGVRRLLAIALADKLKQARKQLPVSPKTGLLYASIEAAAPRTDGLREGDRLRADLVDGAFASLASEEALGDIRDAATFASHRDAIAKQLFGDAMERLKQAEAILSAVAEARAKLESPLMGWASGNLDDMRAHLATLTPPGFLRSVPADALREYPRYLKALALRGERALRDPVRDQARMLELKPFVDALATATETGQDDTPEWQALRWDLEELRVSLFAQELGTRGGVSPKKLAQRLSQLRR is encoded by the coding sequence ATGGACCCGGCGGAGTCTAGTCAGGCCGATGTCAGCAATGCGTTACGCCAGGCCCGGCGCGCCATCGATGGTGCGCTGAGCCGGGACCGTGGCCGCCTGCACGGACTGTGGTCGCGCTGGAGCGGCAAGCCCGCCGACGCTCGCGCGCGTGATGCATTCGCGCAGGCGCTGGCGGCATCGGTGGCGCAGCGCGAAGCGCGCACCGCCTCGCTGCCCGCGGCGCCCGTCGACCCCAACCTGCCCATTGCGGCAAAGGCCGACGAGATCGTCGAGTTGATTCGTGCGCACCCGGTGGTGGTGATCGCCGGCGAGACCGGATCGGGCAAGACCACCCAGCTGCCGAAGCTGTGCCTGGCCGCCGGCCGCGGCGCCGCCGGCATGATCGGCTGCACCCAGCCGCGCCGCATCGCCGCGCGCGCCGTGGCCCGTCGCGTGGCCGAAGAACTGCAGACGCAGATGGGCGGCGCGGTCGGCTACCAGGTTCGCTTCACCGAGAACGTCGGCGAGCAGACCGCGGTGAAGTTCATGACCGACGGCATCCTGCTGGCCGAAATCCAGTCCGACCGCTGGCTCTCGCAGTACGACACCATCCTCATCGACGAGGCGCACGAGCGCAGCCTCAACATCGATTTCCTGCTGGGCTATCTCAAGCAGCTGCTGCAACGTCGCAAGGACCTGAAGATCATCGTGACGTCCGCGACGATCGACACCGAGCGCTTTGCCGCGCACTTCGACGGCGCGCCGGTGGTGAACGTGGAAGGCCGCAGCTATCCGGTGAACGTGCGTTACCGCCCGCTGGAGGGTGAGGAGGCGCGAGCTGGCGGGCACGACAGTGCACGCCGCGCCTCCGAACGACCGGGCATGGATGGCCGGGCCGGGCCTTCCGAAGGCGGTGGCGTCGCGCCAGAGATGGCCACTGCAACGTATGCCGAAGGGAGAGGCGAGCGCACCACCAACGACGGCATCGTCGCCGCCTGCGACGAGATCACCCGCGAGGATCCGCGCGGCGACGTGCTGATCTTCCTGCCGGGCGAGCGCGAGATCCGCGACGCGCACCTGTCGCTGGAGCGGCGCAAATACCGCGAGACCGAAGTGCTTCCGCTGTACGCGCGCCTGTCCGTGCGCGACCAGGACCGCGTGTTCAACCCCGGCCCGAAGCGCCGCATCGTGCTGGCCACCAACGTCGCGGAAACCTCGCTGACGGTGCCGCGCATCCGCTACGTTGTCGATCCGGGCCTGGCGCGCGTGAAGCGCTACAGTCCGCGCGGCAAACTCGATCGCCTGCACATCGAGCCGGTCAGCCAGGCCAGCGCCGACCAGCGCAAGGGCCGTTGCGGACGCATCAGTGAAGGCACCTGTTTCCGGTTGTATTCGGAAGCCGATTTCGAATCGCGCCCGCGCTACACCGATCCGGAAATCCGCCGTGCCGCGCTGGCGGGCGTGATCCTGCGCATGCTCTCGCTGGGCCTGGGGCGCATCGAGGAATTCCCGTTCCTCGAACCGCCCGATCCGCGTGCGATCGCCGACGGCTGGCAGCAGCTGGCCGAGCTGGGCGCCGTCGATGAAGAACGCCGGCTCACCCCGACCGGGAAGTTGATGTCGCGCCTGCCGGTCGACGTGAAGCTGGCGCGCATGCTGGTGGCGGCGAACCAGCACGGCGTGCTGCGCGAGGTGCTGGTCATCGCGTCCTTCCTGGGCATCCAGGACCCGCGCGAGCGTCCCGCCGACCAGCGCGCCGCCGCCGACAACGCGCACGCGCAGTTCGCCGATGCGAAGTCGGAGTTCGTTGGCATCCTCAAGCTGTGGGACGCCTACAACGCGGCGCACGAGGACCTCACGCAGTCGAAGCTGCGCGGCTGGTGCGAGAAGCACTTCCTCGGTTTCCTGCGCATGCGTGAATGGCGCGAGCTGCATCGGCAGTTGAAGCTGATGGCCGAAGAGTTGGACTGGAAGGAATCGCGCGCCGCCGTGAACGAACAAGGCGCGCTCGACCAGTCCGCCTACGCCACGCTCCACAAGGCGCTGCTCGCCGGTCTGCCGACGCAGGTCGGCACGCGCGGCGATCGTGGCCAGTACGACGGCCCGCGCGGGCGCAAGTTCCAGCTCTTCCCCGGTTCGCCGCTGGCGAAGAAGCCACCGCCGTGGGTGCTGTCGGCGACGCTGCTCGACACCGAGCGCGTGTGGTCGCTGACCAATGCCGCGATCGAACCGGACTGGGCCATCGCGGAGCTTTCGCACCTGCTCTCGCGTCGCCAGCACGATCCGCGCTGGTCGCGCTCGCAGGGACGCGTGGTCGGCAGCGAGCAGATCAGCCTGTTCGGCCTGGTGCTGGCGCCCAAGCGTCCGGTGCATTACGGCGCGCTGTTTCCTGAAGAAAGCCGCGCGATCTTCGCGCGCGACGCGCTGGTGATGGGCGAGATCAACACGCGTGCGCAGTTCCTGCCGCGCAACCTCGCCACGCTGGCGAAGGCGCGCGACGAGGAAGCCAAGCAGCGCCGCAGCGGTCTGGTCGTGGACGAGGACTGGATGACGCAGTGGTACCTCGACCGCCTGCCTCCGCACGTGCACAACGCGCAGGCGCTGGATGCGTGGTACGGCAAGCTGCCCGCGAACGAGAAGGCCGCACTGGAATGGTCGCTCGCCGACCTGATGATCGGCGACGAGAGCGACGCCGTGCGTTTCCCGCCGTACCTCGCGCTGGGCAACGCGCGGCTTGCGGTGAAGTACCGATTCGAGCCCGGCGCGGCCGACGACGGCATGACGCTCGCCGTTCCGCTGCATCTGCTCAATGCCCTCGATGCGGTGCGCCTGGGCTGGCTCGCACCGGGCTTCGTGCAGGACAAGGCGGCCGCGCTGATCAAGACGCTGCCGAAGACGATCCGTCGCAACTTCGTGCCGGCGCCGGATTTCGCCCGCGCCTTCCACGAAGCCAATCCGCAGCCCGGCGCCGACAGCATCACCGGCGAACTCGCGCGCTTCCTGCACAAGCTCGGTGGCGTTGCGGTCGCAGCGATCGATTTCGATGAGGCCGCACTGGAGCCGCACCTGCGCATGAACCTGCGGCTGCTCGACCGTGACGGCAAGTCCGTGCTGGCCGAATCGCGCGACCTGGACGATCTGCGCGCCCGCTTCGGCGAACGCGCGGCGGCGGCCTTCGCGGCGAAGGCGGCGGACGGTCTGGCGCAACGCGGTTTGACGACGTTCCCGGATGCGCCGATTCCCGTGTCGGTGGCGGGCGCCGGCGGCGTGCCCGCGTATCCCGCGCTGCACGACGATGGCGACAGCGTGTCGTTGCGCGTGCACGCCGAACGCGACGTCGCGCGGCGCGAACACCCGCGCGGCGTGCGCCGGCTGCTCGCGATCGCCCTGGCGGACAAGCTCAAGCAGGCGCGCAAGCAACTGCCGGTGTCGCCGAAGACGGGGCTGCTTTACGCCTCGATCGAGGCGGCCGCGCCGCGCACGGACGGCCTCAGGGAAGGCGATCGTTTGCGCGCGGACCTCGTCGACGGTGCGTTCGCCTCGCTGGCCTCGGAAGAAGCGCTGGGCGACATCCGCGATGCCGCGACGTTCGCCTCGCACCGCGACGCCATCGCCAAGCAACTGTTCGGCGATGCGATGGAGCGGCTCAAGCAGGCCGAGGCGATCCTGTCCGCCGTTGCCGAAGCACGCGCCAAGCTCGAATCACCGCTGATGGGATGGGCCAGCGGCAACCTCGACGACATGCGCGCGCACCTGGCGACGCTGACGCCGCCGGGATTCCTGCGCAGCGTGCCGGCCGACGCGTTGCGCGAGTACCCGCGCTATCTGAAGGCACTCGCGCTGCGCGGTGAGCGTGCGTTGCGCGATCCGGTGCGCGACCAGGCGCGCATGCTCGAACTCAAGCCGTTCGTCGACGCGTTGGCCACGGCCACAGAAACCGGCCAGGACGACACTCCCGAATGGCAGGCATTGCGCTGGGATCTGGAGGAACTGCGCGTGTCGCTGTTCGCGCAGGAACTGGGCACGCGCGGCGGCGTGTCGCCGAAGAAACTGGCGCAGCGGCTGTCGCAGCTGCGTCGCTGA
- a CDS encoding bifunctional (p)ppGpp synthetase/guanosine-3',5'-bis(diphosphate) 3'-pyrophosphohydrolase, with product MATPSSLPHDALAHPASTGIPATLRRAMQQAAATAQNGAGEPPDVVASMLDALALLGADGDTVAAALLHANPAWEASLRTLVERDFPGVAPLLEGQRAAEQVWALHAERHGQAGNEGLRRLLLAIVRDLRVVPILLARQLARMRHAERLPEPERRELAMLTRDIHAPLANRLGIWQLKWELEDLAFRYLEPQTYQQIARLLDEKRGDRERYIEEVKRTLRGAMAAQGLKAEIAGRPKHIYSIWKKMQRKNVPIGELYDLRAVRVLVDSLGDCYAALGVVHATWTPIPSEFDDYIARPKRNDYRSLHTAVIGPEGKTLEVQIRTHDMHRQAELGVAAHWKYKEVGSHSADAAFDRKIAWMRRLLEAGGEAGREEASLAGEFDTELVEDRIYVLTPKGEVIDLPTGATPLDFAYHVHTEVGHRCRGAKVDGRIVPLDHKLRSGDRVEIMTAKTGEPRRDWLVAANGFLASGRSRDKVRAWFHKLDRARNESAGKDLLDKELRRLGLLGADLAPAREKFNLASDGEVYVQVALGDIGPHQVGRALLEHERAREAAQAAPATTTVTTPPPPRRVPRKSNDFTVEGVGNLLVQLARCCQPLPGEPIVGYLTRGRGVSVHRPGCASFERLAAAQPQRVLPVEWGRAGSGYEVDVEVLALDRKWLLKEVTNLIAQGNAHVVSIRSDTERNGARVRLGLRLRVGDFGQLSTLLGKLSALPGVEHAQRR from the coding sequence ATGGCAACACCGTCTTCCCTGCCGCATGACGCATTGGCGCATCCCGCCAGCACGGGCATTCCCGCGACGCTGCGCCGTGCGATGCAGCAGGCCGCGGCGACGGCGCAGAACGGGGCCGGCGAGCCGCCCGATGTCGTGGCGAGCATGCTCGACGCGCTCGCGCTGCTCGGCGCCGACGGCGACACCGTGGCCGCCGCGTTGCTGCATGCGAACCCGGCCTGGGAAGCTTCGTTGCGGACCCTGGTCGAACGCGATTTCCCCGGCGTGGCGCCGCTGCTGGAAGGCCAGCGCGCCGCCGAGCAGGTCTGGGCACTGCACGCGGAGCGTCACGGCCAGGCCGGCAACGAAGGCCTGCGCCGCCTGCTGCTGGCAATCGTGCGCGACCTGCGCGTGGTGCCGATCCTGCTGGCGCGACAGCTCGCGCGGATGCGTCACGCCGAACGCCTGCCCGAGCCCGAGCGCCGCGAACTGGCGATGCTCACCCGTGACATCCATGCACCGCTGGCGAACCGGCTCGGCATCTGGCAGCTCAAGTGGGAGCTGGAGGACCTCGCGTTCCGCTACCTGGAACCGCAGACCTACCAGCAGATCGCCCGCCTGCTCGACGAGAAGCGCGGCGATCGCGAACGCTACATCGAAGAAGTGAAGCGCACGCTGCGCGGGGCGATGGCCGCGCAGGGGCTGAAGGCGGAGATCGCCGGGCGCCCGAAGCACATCTACAGCATCTGGAAGAAGATGCAGCGCAAGAACGTGCCGATCGGCGAACTCTACGACCTGCGCGCGGTGCGCGTGCTGGTCGACAGCCTCGGTGACTGCTATGCCGCGCTGGGCGTGGTGCACGCGACGTGGACGCCGATTCCGAGCGAATTCGACGACTACATCGCCCGGCCCAAGCGCAACGATTACCGCTCGCTGCACACCGCGGTGATCGGCCCGGAAGGCAAGACGCTGGAAGTGCAGATCCGCACGCACGACATGCACCGGCAGGCCGAACTCGGCGTGGCCGCGCACTGGAAGTACAAGGAAGTGGGCAGCCACAGCGCCGACGCGGCGTTCGATCGCAAGATCGCCTGGATGCGGCGGCTGCTGGAGGCCGGCGGCGAGGCCGGGCGCGAGGAGGCGTCGCTGGCGGGCGAGTTCGACACCGAACTGGTCGAGGACCGCATCTACGTGCTCACGCCCAAGGGTGAGGTGATCGACCTGCCCACCGGTGCGACGCCGCTGGATTTTGCCTACCACGTGCACACCGAGGTCGGTCACCGCTGCCGCGGCGCGAAGGTGGACGGGCGCATCGTGCCGCTGGACCACAAGCTGCGCAGCGGCGATCGCGTGGAGATCATGACCGCCAAGACCGGCGAGCCACGCCGCGACTGGCTGGTCGCGGCCAACGGCTTCCTCGCCAGCGGCCGTTCGCGCGACAAGGTGCGCGCGTGGTTCCACAAGCTCGATCGCGCGCGCAACGAATCCGCCGGCAAGGATCTGCTCGACAAGGAACTGCGCCGCCTCGGCTTGCTGGGCGCGGACCTCGCCCCTGCGCGGGAGAAGTTCAACCTGGCCAGCGACGGCGAGGTGTACGTGCAGGTCGCGCTGGGCGACATCGGTCCGCACCAGGTGGGCCGCGCGCTGCTGGAACACGAACGCGCCCGCGAAGCCGCGCAGGCGGCACCGGCCACGACGACCGTCACCACACCGCCGCCGCCGCGCCGCGTGCCGCGCAAGTCCAATGACTTCACCGTGGAAGGCGTGGGTAATCTGCTGGTGCAGCTGGCGCGCTGCTGCCAGCCGCTTCCGGGCGAACCAATCGTGGGCTACCTCACGCGCGGGCGCGGCGTGAGCGTGCACCGCCCCGGCTGCGCGTCGTTCGAACGCCTGGCCGCGGCGCAGCCGCAGCGCGTGCTGCCGGTGGAATGGGGGCGCGCGGGCAGCGGTTACGAAGTGGACGTGGAAGTGCTGGCGCTGGATCGCAAGTGGCTGCTCAAGGAAGTCACCAACCTGATCGCGCAGGGCAACGCGCATGTGGTCAGCATCCGCAGCGACACCGAGCGCAACGGCGCACGCGTGCGTCTGGGCCTGCGCCTGCGGGTGGGCGATTTCGGCCAGTTGTCGACGCTGTTGGGGAAGCTGTCTGCGCTTCCGGGCGTGGAGCACGCACAACGCCGCTGA